A portion of the Deinococcus peraridilitoris DSM 19664 genome contains these proteins:
- the purB gene encoding adenylosuccinate lyase encodes MIDRYQTKEMKALWSEANRYRAWLKVELAAMDAQAEFGEVPREAHDDLTRRTGADPLDEAFALRVAEIESVTRHDIVAFTTALTERYGENARFVHHGLTSTDVVDTAQNLLLDEALALIETDVRALRAVCQEQAVRYKHTPTIGRTHGIHAEPMTFGLKFLNWMATLDRDLERLAAARRRVQVVMLSGSVGTYAHVSPEVEERVAEKWNWTAAPVTNQTLARDRHAEVLSALAIFGTTLEKIATEVRHLQRSEVREAMEPFSVGQKGSSSMPHKKNPILTENVTGMARLLRGFLVTALENVTLWHERDISHSSAERVILPDATTVASYATRRLTGVLRDLVVFPERMLANLNSLGGLVFSQRVLHQLIDGGLSREGAYAIVQRASLRSWESGEGLRELLEADPEMPLSASELDAAFDLGWYLREVDHIYARFGL; translated from the coding sequence GTGATTGACCGCTACCAGACCAAGGAAATGAAAGCGCTGTGGAGTGAGGCCAACCGCTACCGCGCCTGGCTGAAAGTCGAGCTCGCCGCCATGGACGCCCAGGCAGAATTCGGCGAGGTGCCACGCGAAGCGCACGACGACCTCACCCGGCGCACGGGCGCCGATCCGCTGGACGAGGCCTTTGCGCTGCGGGTAGCCGAGATCGAGTCGGTCACCCGGCATGACATCGTGGCCTTCACGACGGCCCTGACCGAACGCTACGGCGAGAACGCCCGCTTCGTGCATCACGGCCTCACCAGCACCGACGTGGTGGACACCGCCCAGAACCTGCTGCTCGACGAAGCGCTGGCCCTGATCGAGACGGACGTGAGGGCCCTGCGCGCCGTGTGCCAGGAGCAGGCCGTGCGCTACAAGCACACGCCCACCATCGGGCGCACACACGGTATTCACGCCGAGCCGATGACCTTCGGGCTGAAGTTCCTGAACTGGATGGCGACCCTGGACCGCGACCTCGAGCGCCTGGCCGCGGCCCGCAGGCGCGTGCAGGTCGTGATGCTGTCGGGCTCGGTCGGCACCTATGCCCACGTCAGCCCCGAAGTCGAGGAGCGGGTGGCGGAAAAGTGGAACTGGACGGCCGCTCCCGTGACCAACCAGACCCTGGCGCGTGACCGGCACGCCGAGGTGCTCTCGGCACTGGCGATTTTCGGCACGACCCTGGAGAAGATCGCCACCGAGGTGCGTCACCTGCAGCGTTCCGAGGTTCGCGAGGCCATGGAGCCCTTCAGCGTGGGCCAGAAGGGTTCAAGCTCCATGCCGCACAAGAAAAACCCGATCCTGACCGAGAACGTGACTGGCATGGCCCGGCTGCTGCGCGGCTTTCTGGTGACGGCCCTGGAAAACGTGACCCTGTGGCACGAGCGCGACATCAGTCACTCCAGCGCGGAGCGGGTGATTCTGCCCGACGCGACCACGGTGGCGAGCTACGCCACCCGGCGCCTGACCGGAGTGCTACGGGACCTGGTGGTCTTTCCCGAGCGCATGCTGGCGAATTTGAACAGCCTGGGCGGGCTGGTGTTCAGCCAGCGGGTGCTGCACCAGCTGATCGACGGCGGGCTGTCGCGCGAAGGCGCCTACGCCATCGTTCAGCGCGCCAGCCTACGCTCCTGGGAAAGCGGCGAGGGACTGCGCGAGCTGCTCGAAGCCGACCCTGAAATGCCGCTCAGTGCCTCAGAACTCGACGCGGCGTTCGATCTGGGCTGGTATCTGCGCGAAGTCGACCACATCTACGCCCGCTTCGGACTGTAA